The following coding sequences are from one Anaerolineales bacterium window:
- a CDS encoding YjbQ family protein has translation MKVQTYPIRLSTKGQTDVRDVTGAVQEVVDRSGLAAGAATIFCPSSTSALTTVEFEPGCVADLRRMFEELLPSAREYAHNATWDDGNGHSHLRAALLGPSLTVPFTGSRLTLGTWQQIIYVDFDIRPRQRELIVQLIGE, from the coding sequence ATGAAGGTGCAGACGTATCCGATCCGCCTTTCCACCAAAGGGCAGACCGACGTGCGAGACGTCACCGGGGCGGTTCAGGAAGTCGTGGATCGCAGCGGTCTGGCGGCGGGCGCGGCGACCATTTTTTGCCCCTCTTCGACCAGCGCGCTGACGACGGTCGAGTTCGAACCCGGCTGCGTAGCCGACCTGCGGCGCATGTTCGAGGAGCTCCTTCCCTCCGCGCGCGAGTACGCGCACAACGCAACCTGGGACGACGGCAACGGGCATTCCCATCTGCGCGCGGCTCTGCTCGGCCCCTCGCTGACCGTGCCCTTCACCGGATCGCGGCTGACGCTTGGAACCTGGCAGCAAATTATCTACGTGGATTTCGACATCCGCCCCCGCCAGCGGGAATTGATAGTCCAACTGATCGGAGAATGA
- a CDS encoding SGNH/GDSL hydrolase family protein produces MSRRLSIPSCVVFLFLAGTACAPAPAPQALTTEAPAVSPVPARAPSDTPPPSPTVPPSATPSPAFSPPEYPHITLPRLGRLREIFQTGQGSGKRSAVFSKVGDSITDNNLFLAPFGAGDYSLGEHGYLQEAIGFFSRENARDGNSFVNDSLAAREGWRAEHVLSPAKAQAPCPAGESPLACEYRIVRPAIAVILLGTNDVMAGTPDFPDSMQTVILQSLESGVIPILTTLPAMIGKDSEPFNVAIRELALVWEIPLIDLSAALAALPNRGLGPDGVHLSWVEPAVFEPPFLKHGMTVRNLLTLQALDAVWRSYPLAASG; encoded by the coding sequence ATGTCCCGTCGCCTGTCCATTCCTTCCTGCGTGGTTTTCCTCTTCCTCGCCGGCACGGCTTGCGCTCCGGCCCCGGCCCCGCAGGCATTAACGACCGAAGCGCCCGCGGTTTCCCCCGTCCCCGCCCGCGCGCCGAGCGATACGCCGCCGCCCAGCCCAACCGTTCCCCCGTCCGCCACCCCTTCCCCGGCCTTTTCCCCTCCGGAGTATCCCCATATCACCTTGCCCCGGCTCGGGCGCCTGCGGGAGATTTTTCAAACCGGTCAGGGTTCGGGCAAACGGAGTGCGGTTTTTTCCAAAGTCGGCGACAGCATCACCGACAACAACCTTTTCCTGGCGCCCTTCGGAGCCGGGGACTACTCCCTTGGAGAGCACGGATACTTGCAGGAAGCGATCGGTTTCTTCTCGCGCGAGAACGCCCGCGATGGCAATTCTTTTGTCAACGATTCGCTCGCGGCGCGGGAAGGCTGGCGTGCGGAGCACGTGCTCTCCCCGGCCAAAGCCCAAGCCCCCTGCCCGGCCGGCGAATCCCCGCTGGCCTGCGAGTACCGGATCGTGCGGCCGGCGATCGCCGTGATCCTGCTGGGGACGAATGACGTGATGGCCGGAACGCCCGATTTTCCGGACAGCATGCAGACGGTCATCCTCCAATCGCTCGAGAGCGGCGTGATCCCGATCCTCACCACCCTTCCGGCCATGATCGGCAAGGACTCGGAACCCTTCAACGTCGCGATCCGCGAACTGGCCTTGGTTTGGGAAATCCCGCTGATCGACCTCTCCGCCGCGTTGGCGGCGCTTCCGAACCGGGGCCTGGGACCGGACGGGGTCCACCTCTCCTGGGTCGAACCGGCGGTTTTCGAACCGCCGTTCCTGAAGCACGGGATGACCGTGAGGAACCTGCTGACGCTGCAGGCGCTGGACGCGGTGTGGCGGTCGTATCCGCTTGCCGCTTCAGGTTGA